In Notamacropus eugenii isolate mMacEug1 chromosome 1, mMacEug1.pri_v2, whole genome shotgun sequence, one genomic interval encodes:
- the LOC140526417 gene encoding BPI fold-containing family A member 1-like, translated as MLQIWGLILVCGLNTQSLAQLEAIPVDPVGVLGPVQSLTPPDLLSGLLDGLTKGLHNLNVLGILHNLPIMDILQTGRGSSGGLLGGLLPKVSSLIPGLQNILSISVTNPVLLELGLEQSPDGHRLFVTIPLGMVLELKTLLIDDLLKVDVKLNITVELIAVRDKDGKIHLVIGDCKHDPGSLKISLLEGVAPILVQELVDTVTKTLFETLPQLLQKEVCPLVNEVLSGLDVTLVHDVADLLIHGLSLHVKV; from the exons ATGCTTCAGATTTGGGGCCTCATCCTCGTCTGTGGCCTGAACACACAGAGCTTGGCCCAACTTGAAGCCATCCCTGTGGATCCTGTTGGTGTCCTTGGCCCTGTTCAGTCCCTTACCCCACCAGATCTCCTCTCAGGCTTATTAGATG GTCTCACAAAGGGACTTCACAACTTAAATGTGCTTGGTATTCTCCACAATCTCCCCATCATGGATATTCTACAAACTGGGAGAGGTTCATCAGGAGGTCTCCTTGGAGGCTTACTACCCAAAGTATCCTCGCTGATTCCTGGGCTGCAGAATATACTTTC GATCAGTGTCACCAATCCTGTCCTCTTGGAACTTGGGCTAGAACAGTCTCCTGATGGACATCGACTTTTTGTAACAATCCCTCTTGGAATGGTCTTGGAACTGAAAAC gTTACTGATTGATGACCTTCTTAAGGTGGATGTTAAGCTGAATATCACAGTGGAGCTCATCGCAGTGAGGGATAAAGATGGAAAAATCCACTTGGTGATTGGTGATTGTAAGCATGACCCTGGCAGCTTAAAGATCAGTCTCCTGGAAGG GGTTGCACCAATTCTAGTACAAGAACTTGTAGACACAGTGACAAAAACTCTGTTTGAAACTCTTCCACAGTTGCTACAGAAAGAG GTCTGTCCTCTGGTTAATGAGGTCCTCAGTGGTCTGGATGTTACCTTGGTACATGATGTGGCTG ATTTATTAATCCATGGGCTTTCACTGCATGTTAAAGTGTAA